In Arthrobacter sp. SLBN-112, a genomic segment contains:
- a CDS encoding GAF and ANTAR domain-containing protein, whose amino-acid sequence MLNPVDNEIVHHLQEILVGAGNAVEFLSGLSGLAAEAVSDAAGSKVECAITLQLRRRPSTAAASSARALELDQVEQALGDGPCLRALREMAPVMIDDVTQDSRWSTYSQELVKRDVHSTLGVPLEITSDAGAALNFFATLPGAFTADVYDKAVGFAAAARNTLHLSVRINTAQNRADDLEAALESRTAINLACGVIMAQNRCSQQEAMDILTRVSSNRNRKLRDVASELVEQLSGDGVKTHFDS is encoded by the coding sequence ATGCTCAATCCTGTCGATAACGAAATCGTTCATCACCTGCAGGAGATCCTGGTGGGTGCCGGGAATGCCGTGGAATTCCTGTCCGGACTCTCCGGCTTGGCGGCAGAGGCAGTGTCTGACGCTGCCGGGTCCAAGGTCGAGTGTGCCATTACCCTCCAGCTCCGCCGGCGTCCCTCCACTGCGGCGGCCAGCAGCGCCCGTGCGCTGGAGCTGGACCAGGTTGAGCAAGCGCTGGGCGATGGGCCCTGCCTCCGTGCCCTCCGGGAGATGGCCCCGGTGATGATTGATGACGTCACCCAGGATTCGCGGTGGTCGACCTACAGCCAGGAACTGGTCAAACGCGACGTCCACAGTACCCTTGGCGTGCCGCTGGAAATCACCAGCGACGCCGGTGCCGCGCTGAACTTCTTCGCCACCCTCCCTGGTGCGTTCACGGCGGACGTTTACGACAAGGCGGTGGGCTTCGCGGCCGCCGCCCGCAACACGCTGCATCTCTCCGTTCGGATCAACACTGCGCAAAACCGTGCTGACGATCTTGAGGCGGCGCTCGAGAGCAGGACTGCCATCAACTTGGCGTGCGGGGTGATCATGGCGCAAAACCGCTGCTCGCAGCAGGAAGCAATGGATATCCTCACGCGGGTCTCAAGCAACCGCAACCGGAAACTCCGGGATGTTGCCAGCGAGCTCGTTGAGCAGTTGTCCGGCGATGGCGTGAAGACGCACTTCGACTCCTAA
- a CDS encoding helix-turn-helix transcriptional regulator produces the protein MDNRAEVRQFLSSRRGRITPEQAGIEPYGGRRRVPGLRREEVARLAGVSVDYYTRLERGNLSGVSDSVLDAIAGALELDRAEHDHLYDLARAANSSGRKRAASAGGSASSAVRPELQFLLDTITGAPAFIGNNRMDIVAANTLGYALYSDMYRNPSRPANHSRFIFLDPRAHNFYTDWDRAANTNVAILRREAGRNPHDKGIAELIGELSMRSDEFRTLWAAHNVRRHYAGTKFFQHPVVGLLELNYQVLGLEEDPGHTLTVYPATPGSPSEEALKLLASWAVTENIADTAQGHVRA, from the coding sequence ATGGATAACCGAGCCGAGGTACGTCAGTTCCTCTCCTCCCGCCGTGGACGCATCACCCCCGAGCAGGCAGGCATTGAACCGTACGGCGGCCGGCGCAGGGTCCCGGGGCTGCGGCGCGAGGAGGTGGCACGGCTGGCAGGGGTCAGCGTGGACTATTACACACGCCTTGAACGGGGCAACCTCAGCGGTGTCTCGGACAGCGTCCTGGATGCCATTGCCGGCGCCCTTGAACTGGACCGGGCCGAGCACGACCACCTCTACGACCTGGCAAGGGCGGCCAACTCCTCCGGACGCAAGCGGGCTGCGAGCGCCGGCGGTTCCGCGTCCTCGGCGGTGCGGCCGGAATTGCAGTTCCTCCTGGACACCATCACGGGGGCACCCGCCTTCATCGGCAACAACCGCATGGACATCGTGGCAGCCAACACCCTGGGCTACGCCCTCTACTCGGACATGTACCGCAACCCCTCACGGCCGGCCAACCACTCCCGGTTCATCTTCCTCGACCCCCGCGCCCACAACTTCTATACGGACTGGGACCGGGCAGCGAACACCAACGTGGCCATCCTCCGCCGCGAGGCCGGCCGCAACCCGCATGACAAGGGCATCGCCGAGCTCATCGGCGAACTGTCCATGCGCAGCGATGAATTCCGGACCCTGTGGGCCGCCCACAACGTCCGGCGCCACTACGCAGGCACCAAGTTCTTCCAGCACCCGGTGGTGGGGTTGCTGGAGCTGAACTACCAGGTCCTGGGCCTGGAGGAGGACCCCGGGCATACCCTCACCGTGTATCCGGCCACACCCGGCAGCCCCTCCGAGGAAGCCCTCAAGCTCTTGGCCTCCTGGGCGGTCACCGAGAACATCGCCGACACGGCCCAGGGGCACGTGCGCGCCTGA
- a CDS encoding DUF1992 domain-containing protein, translated as MSGGAADFRKRLERAAERRSYRGAGISAEEEAELDALDAQERDKRRKVSDAALAEYLVRDAMAQGKFDNLKYAGKPIPGLGESYDPDWWVKGLIQRENISGLGPAAILLRAEDAELDDTLDAQYTEQQVRDLLQDFNRRVIDARRQLQGGPPVITKTRDVEAELEHWRSRRAARVAEVPAEPEPERSWWQRLWKGTGQD; from the coding sequence ATGAGTGGCGGGGCAGCGGATTTCCGCAAGCGACTGGAGCGGGCAGCCGAGCGGCGCTCCTACCGTGGCGCCGGCATCAGTGCCGAAGAAGAAGCCGAACTGGATGCCCTTGACGCACAGGAGAGGGACAAGCGCCGGAAGGTCAGCGACGCCGCCCTCGCGGAATACCTGGTCCGCGATGCGATGGCACAGGGCAAGTTCGACAACCTCAAGTACGCCGGCAAACCGATACCCGGCCTCGGTGAATCCTATGATCCGGACTGGTGGGTCAAGGGACTGATCCAGCGGGAAAATATCAGCGGACTGGGGCCGGCGGCCATCCTGCTCCGCGCCGAGGACGCCGAACTCGATGACACCCTTGACGCCCAGTACACGGAGCAGCAGGTCCGGGACCTCCTGCAGGACTTCAACCGCAGGGTTATCGACGCACGCCGGCAATTGCAGGGCGGCCCGCCTGTCATCACCAAGACGCGGGACGTGGAAGCGGAACTGGAGCACTGGCGCAGCCGCCGGGCAGCGCGGGTTGCCGAAGTTCCCGCGGAGCCGGAACCCGAGCGCTCATGGTGGCAGCGGTTGTGGAAGGGGACGGGCCAGGACTAA
- a CDS encoding zinc-dependent alcohol dehydrogenase family protein: protein MRATIMHAPGDVRVEDRDKPAIQQPTDAVIKLVAACVCGSDLWPYRGADKLARPQPMGHEYVGIVDEVGAEVKNVHPGQFVVGSFFASDNTCEICRSGYQSGCVHRQGVGGAQAEYLRVPLADGTLVATPEMPDAGKIPSLLAASDVLGTGWFAARAAEVGPGKTVAVVGDGAVGLLGILAAKQMGAERIIAMSRHADRQALAREFGATDVVEERGDAGVKKIKELTGGLGAHSVLEAVGTQESMLQAIHSTRAGGHVGFVGVSHDVALPGRDLFYSHVHLHGGPAPVRQYLPELIDLILRGEINPGRVFDLELPLEQAAEAYKAMDERRAIKVLLRP, encoded by the coding sequence ATGCGCGCAACCATCATGCACGCCCCAGGAGACGTCCGCGTCGAGGACCGTGACAAGCCCGCCATCCAGCAGCCCACGGACGCGGTCATCAAGCTCGTTGCCGCCTGCGTGTGCGGGTCCGATCTGTGGCCCTACCGCGGCGCCGACAAGCTGGCCCGGCCCCAGCCGATGGGCCACGAGTACGTGGGCATCGTCGACGAAGTCGGCGCCGAAGTGAAGAACGTCCACCCCGGCCAGTTCGTCGTGGGGTCCTTCTTCGCCTCGGACAACACCTGCGAAATCTGCCGTTCCGGCTACCAAAGCGGCTGCGTCCACCGCCAGGGCGTGGGGGGCGCCCAGGCCGAGTACCTGCGCGTCCCGCTGGCGGACGGCACACTGGTGGCCACCCCGGAAATGCCCGACGCCGGGAAGATTCCGTCGCTGCTTGCCGCCTCCGATGTCCTGGGCACCGGCTGGTTCGCCGCCAGGGCGGCCGAGGTGGGCCCCGGCAAGACCGTTGCGGTAGTGGGCGACGGTGCCGTGGGACTCCTCGGGATCCTGGCGGCGAAGCAGATGGGCGCCGAGAGGATCATCGCCATGTCCAGGCATGCCGACCGGCAGGCACTGGCCCGCGAATTCGGCGCCACCGACGTTGTCGAAGAGCGTGGCGACGCGGGCGTGAAGAAGATCAAGGAACTCACGGGTGGGCTTGGCGCGCACTCCGTGCTCGAAGCCGTGGGCACCCAGGAATCCATGCTGCAGGCCATCCACTCCACGCGTGCGGGAGGCCACGTTGGTTTCGTGGGTGTGTCCCATGATGTGGCGCTGCCCGGAAGGGACCTGTTCTACTCGCACGTCCACCTCCACGGCGGGCCCGCCCCGGTGCGGCAGTACCTGCCCGAGCTGATCGACCTGATCCTCCGCGGCGAGATCAATCCCGGTAGAGTGTTCGACCTTGAACTGCCGCTGGAGCAGGCTGCGGAGGCATACAAGGCCATGGACGAACGCCGGGCCATCAAGGTGCTGTTGCGCCCGTGA
- a CDS encoding nitronate monooxygenase encodes MNSQRKPRRFSLKSLELPVIQAPMAGGPSTPELAVAVSTNGGLGFLAAGYKAAAAMRADIEAVRKQTGAPFGVNLFVPQPSVITPETLQRYAASLAPDAEHFGVALGNPRHDDDDWDNKLEALLDLAPAVVSFTFDFPGAGVVEALKEHGVYVMATVTGREEALQALTRGADALCVQGPEAGGHRGTFNAAGAPPEVPLHGILEELSDLEVPLVGAGGITTADEARAVLSVGAVAVQAGTAFLRADEAGTKPAHRAALSSSDRFTTTAVTRAFSGRNARGLYNGFMRRHDGDAPYGYPEIHHLTTPLRAAAATAGDPEGLNLWAGINYRTTMEGPAASILRSLTP; translated from the coding sequence TTGAACAGCCAGCGGAAACCACGTCGGTTCAGTCTCAAGTCCCTGGAGCTGCCCGTCATCCAGGCGCCTATGGCCGGTGGGCCGTCCACTCCGGAGCTGGCGGTTGCAGTCAGCACCAATGGCGGCCTGGGCTTCCTGGCTGCAGGCTACAAGGCTGCGGCCGCGATGCGCGCCGACATTGAAGCCGTCAGGAAACAAACGGGTGCGCCATTCGGCGTGAACCTTTTTGTCCCCCAGCCGTCCGTCATTACTCCCGAAACCCTGCAGCGCTATGCAGCTTCGCTTGCCCCCGACGCTGAACACTTCGGCGTCGCACTGGGGAATCCACGGCATGACGATGACGACTGGGACAACAAGCTTGAGGCCCTGCTGGACCTGGCACCGGCAGTGGTGTCCTTTACCTTCGATTTTCCCGGCGCCGGCGTAGTGGAGGCCCTGAAGGAACACGGGGTCTACGTCATGGCCACGGTGACAGGCCGCGAAGAGGCGCTCCAGGCACTTACCCGCGGTGCTGATGCCCTCTGCGTCCAGGGGCCCGAAGCCGGCGGCCACCGGGGGACGTTCAACGCAGCCGGTGCCCCGCCCGAGGTGCCCCTGCACGGGATCCTCGAGGAACTGTCCGATCTCGAGGTACCGCTCGTCGGGGCGGGCGGGATCACCACCGCTGACGAAGCCCGGGCAGTCCTCAGCGTCGGTGCCGTGGCCGTCCAGGCCGGAACGGCGTTCCTCCGCGCTGACGAGGCGGGAACCAAGCCGGCGCACCGGGCTGCATTGTCGTCGTCGGACCGATTCACCACCACCGCCGTCACCCGTGCCTTTTCAGGCCGCAACGCCCGCGGCCTGTACAACGGGTTCATGCGCCGCCATGACGGCGACGCACCCTACGGGTATCCGGAAATCCACCACCTCACCACTCCACTGCGTGCCGCGGCCGCGACCGCGGGCGATCCGGAAGGGCTGAACCTGTGGGCGGGAATCAACTACCGGACCACCATGGAAGGCCCGGCCGCGTCGATCCTGCGAAGCCTCACCCCCTGA
- a CDS encoding SRPBCC domain-containing protein, translating to MTVISMDKNPEALSLTLVAEFDAGVERVWQLWEDPRQLERWWGPPTWPATFHKHDFVPGGRANYYMTGPEGEQAHGWWEFTAIEAPRQLQFDDGFADSDGNPAGDLGVTHATVTLEQVGERTRMTIHSAFESEEQLEQMVAMGMEEGLKLAAGQIDGILAEHANI from the coding sequence ATGACAGTCATCAGTATGGACAAGAACCCCGAGGCGCTCTCCCTCACGCTGGTCGCCGAGTTCGATGCCGGCGTCGAACGCGTATGGCAGCTCTGGGAGGACCCCCGCCAGCTCGAGCGCTGGTGGGGCCCACCCACCTGGCCGGCCACCTTCCACAAGCATGACTTCGTCCCCGGCGGCCGCGCCAACTACTACATGACGGGTCCGGAGGGGGAGCAAGCCCATGGCTGGTGGGAGTTCACGGCCATCGAGGCACCCCGGCAGCTCCAGTTCGACGACGGGTTCGCCGACAGCGACGGAAACCCCGCGGGTGACTTGGGGGTTACCCATGCGACCGTCACGCTCGAGCAGGTGGGGGAGCGCACCCGCATGACCATCCATTCCGCGTTCGAGTCCGAGGAGCAGTTGGAGCAGATGGTTGCCATGGGCATGGAGGAAGGCTTGAAACTGGCCGCCGGCCAGATCGACGGCATCCTCGCCGAGCACGCCAATATCTGA
- a CDS encoding NAD(P)-dependent alcohol dehydrogenase: MTTVKAFASPSATEDLVATTIERREVGPHDVMIEIKFAGICHSDIHTVRGDWGPQQYPLVPGHEIAGIVTEVGAAVTKHAVGDRVGVGCMVNSCKECVNCQKGEEQYCLKGNVGTYGAVDRDGTITQGGYSTHVVVTEDFVVTIPEGIELDVAAPLLCAGITTYSPLRHWGAGPGKKVAVVGLGGLGHMAVKLAHAMGADVTVLSQSLKKQEDGLRLGADSYYATSDENTFSELAGSFDLIINTVSASIDISSYLGLLKLDGALVNVGAPAEPLPVNAFALIGGRRSFAGSMIGGIRETQEMLNFCAEHHLGAEIEVIPAEKINDAYERVLASDVRYRFVIDTATL; this comes from the coding sequence ATGACTACCGTCAAGGCTTTTGCATCCCCGTCCGCCACGGAGGACCTGGTGGCAACCACCATTGAACGCCGCGAGGTGGGTCCGCACGATGTCATGATCGAGATCAAGTTCGCCGGCATCTGCCACTCGGACATCCACACCGTCCGCGGCGACTGGGGCCCGCAGCAGTACCCACTGGTTCCCGGCCACGAGATTGCCGGCATCGTCACCGAGGTGGGCGCGGCCGTCACCAAGCACGCCGTGGGTGACCGCGTGGGTGTGGGCTGCATGGTCAACTCCTGCAAGGAGTGCGTCAACTGCCAGAAGGGCGAGGAGCAGTACTGCCTCAAGGGCAACGTGGGCACCTACGGCGCCGTTGACCGCGATGGCACCATCACCCAGGGCGGCTACTCCACCCACGTCGTGGTTACCGAGGACTTCGTGGTGACCATCCCCGAGGGCATCGAACTCGATGTCGCTGCACCGCTGCTGTGTGCCGGCATCACCACATACTCCCCGCTGCGGCACTGGGGCGCCGGTCCGGGCAAGAAGGTCGCCGTCGTCGGCCTCGGCGGACTGGGCCACATGGCCGTCAAGCTGGCCCACGCCATGGGCGCCGACGTGACGGTCCTGTCGCAGTCGCTGAAGAAGCAGGAGGACGGGCTCCGCCTGGGAGCTGACAGCTACTACGCCACCAGTGATGAGAACACCTTCAGTGAACTGGCCGGCTCTTTCGACCTGATCATCAACACGGTCAGCGCCTCGATCGACATCAGCTCTTACCTGGGCCTGCTGAAGCTCGACGGCGCCTTGGTGAACGTCGGTGCCCCCGCCGAGCCGCTTCCCGTCAACGCCTTCGCACTGATTGGCGGACGCCGTTCCTTCGCCGGTTCCATGATCGGCGGCATCCGCGAAACCCAGGAGATGCTCAACTTCTGCGCCGAGCACCACCTGGGCGCCGAGATCGAGGTCATCCCGGCCGAAAAGATCAATGACGCCTACGAGCGCGTCCTCGCTTCGGATGTCCGGTACCGCTTCGTGATCGATACCGCCACCCTCTAA